gacatagaaattgcaaaatacttacggatctgaatgtggcagacccatcgactaaacatctctcacaagcaaaacatgatcacacctcagtactctttgggtgttaatcacgtagcgttgtgaactagattattgactctagtaaaccctttgggtgttggtcacatgtcgatgtgaactatgggtgttaatcacatggtgatgtgaactattggtattaaatcatatggcgatgtgaactagattattgactctagtgcaagtgggagactgaaggaaatatgccctagaggcaataataaagttactatttatttccttatatcatgataaatgtttattattcatgctagaattgtattaaccggaaacataatacatgtgtgaatacatagacaaacagagtgtcactagtatgcctctacttgactagttcgttaatcaaagatgattatgtttcctaaccatagacatgagttgtcatttgattaacgtgatcacatcattaggagaatgatgtgattgacttgacccatttcgttagcttagcacttgatcgtttagtttattgctattgctttcttcatgacttatacatgttcctatgactatgagattatgcaactcccgtttaccggaggaacactttgtgtgccaccaaacgtcacaacgtaactgggtgattataaaggtgctctacaggtgtctccgaaggtacttgttgggttggcgtatttcgagattaggatttgtcactccgattgtcggagaggtatctctgggcccactcggtaatgcacatcactataagccttgcaagcattgcaactaatgagttagttgcgggatgatgtattacggaacgagtaaagagacttgccggtaacgagattgaactaggtattgagataccgacgatcaaatctcgggcaagtaacgtaccgatgacaaagggaacaacgtatgttgttatgcggtttgaccggtaaaatatcttcgtagaatatgtgggaaccaatatgagcatccaggttccgctattggttattgaccggagacgtgtctcggtcatgtctacattgttctcgaacccgtagggtccacacgtttaaggtttcgatgacagttatattatgagtttatggtttttgatgtaccgaaggagttcggagtcccggatgagatcggggacatgacgaggattctcgaaatggtcgagacgtaaagatcgatatattggacgactatattcggacatcgaaaggttccgagtgattcgggtattttttggagtaccggagagttacgggaattcgccgggaagtatatgggccttattgggccatacgggaatagaggagagaggacaaaaggaaggaggcgcgcgccccccctctggtccgaattggacaaggggtgcagcccccttttccttgttcctctccccctctttccttctctcctactccaacaagggaaggaggagtcctactcccggtgggagtaggactccccctttggcgcgccctcctcctaggccggccgcctcccctcttgctcctttatatacgggggcagggggcaccccatagacacaacaattgatccttgagatctattagccgtgtgcggtgccctcctccaccataatcctcgataatattgtagcagtgcttaggcgaagccctgcgatggtagaacattaagatcgtcaccacgccgttgtgctgacggaactcttccctgacattctgctggatcggagtccggggatcatcatcgagctgaacgtgctagaactcggaggtgccgtagcttcggtgcttgatcagtcgggtcgtgaagacgtgcgactacattaaccgtgttgtgctaacgcttccgctttcggtctacgagggtacgtagaaaacactctcccctctcgttgctatgcatcaccatgatcttgcgtgtgcgtaggaaatttttcgaaattgctatgttccccaatagcaCCATCCGAGGAAACGCCGACGAGCCGGTACTAGCCCCGGCGACGACGGCTTGGACGAGGCTGAGCTGgctagggtttaaccctagcatatagagtgcctccctcgttgccgccgtgacgcgggcgttggtgacctcctgccgcgcggcggcgaggacggcggcctCACCCCTCGCGTCCGCGGCGTGCCTCCGGGCGTCAGCGCCTTCTTCGGCTTGGTCGCGGCGGCAGTCTTGCGCGGCgcacgaggcttgcctttcccggcgggggcggcggcaccggacgaggcgagggaggcgaggccggcggcggcgtcgaggtcgatgACGTCCTCCATGGCTGGTTGAGGGCGGAAGCGCGCGCAGGCGGGAGTGTTTTTAGGGAAAATGGGGGGAAATGGCGGGCCCGGAAGAGGAGTAGTcgcgcgcgcgtccgtctcgtgtccgcgccgacgcaaatccgacTCAAAAATGAGTCGGGAATGGGTCGCCCACGGACGAAAaatggacgcgcgtccgtttgggtcggcgcgttgggccgacttttctgtccgcgccgacccaaacggacggcggcggacgaaatgggtcgccccgttggagttgctcttattgtTTCTTCGTGGGATTTTATTGATCGGTGTACCAGTGTGAAGTGTGTCCAGGTACAAAATATTGATGAATATAGTTTAACACATTGGTCATAAAGAGAGATATTTCTTCAACCATGCTTCATAATTTACACTTCTGAGAATACATTGATCAAAATGGAATAGTCGAACAAATTCACTAAATAGAGTGTGTTTTCCCCCCAACTTTTTCAACCTGAAATCTTAAAAGTGCACGCGCACTATTCCGTCAAACTGAGCGGCCGCGCCTCGACCGCTCGTTCCGTTCCGTGTGGATCGTGTGGCCCAGGAGAGTCAGGTGCTATTTTGTCGGGAGACTGTTTCGTTGCCCCGAGCGGCCTCGCTATCGACATATCAGCATACGCGCTCGTCCACTTCTTGCATCTTATccattcgtcccacctcccactacCTGCCGCCTCGCACTGCTGCTCACCTTCCTCCGACGCGGCCGCCTCCCGCTCCTTCTCTAGGCCACGTGCCCCTCCGCCGAGATCCTCCTCCCGGCGATGTGGCTACCGTCCCGATCCTCCTCCCGGCATCGACGCCCCCGGAGGTCAAGGAAGATGCGGCGGATCCGGCGGTGCAGGCCGAGCAGATCGAGGCCGTGGAGCCGGAGAAGCATCGCCGACGTCTCCTCCTCCACTTTCCTAAGGGGCGCCGTCAGAGCTCTTGGGAGGGGACATACAGGTAGGACATCGCCTCTCTCTGGATCCATCGATCCAAAAGGTTGGGATGGGGGAAAGAGCGCGGTGACAGGATCCGTCGTGGTCACGCGTGGATGACGGGGCGGTGGCGTGCAAGCATCGTGGTCATGGATGGGGAAAAGGAGCGTGGACGGGATGGAGAAGTCAGTAGCAGGGGTTtccgttgccggccttgttgtagtAGAAGGGCGTGGTGGTCGGATCCATGGTGGCTAGGGTCGGACTACAGGGATGCAGCGTGCAGGCTTCGCTATGGTGGCAGATTGGTCATGAAGGAGTCGGCTATATCCTTCCATGAATTAACATCTATGGATCTGTAGTTGATCTGTTAGGGGAAGGTAGGGCACTAGCCCCAACGGCTTTTCACATTATTTTTACTGATTTTGAGAGGGGGAATTGCTATGTGTAGTCAGTCTATTTTTTTGTGCAACTAGGCCCTGTTCCTGTGCAATTTATCATATCCACTAGCCAAATTTGTAAGTCAGTTTTTGATGTTAGTTCTGTGCAAGTAGGGACGCCTCCCTGTGCAACTAGGGTGCCTTCCTGTGCAATCTATTACATCTGATAGCCAAATTTTATAAGCAAACTAGGCAAAATAAATTTTGTTCTCTGTATATCAGTTTTTTGGTGTTAGTTCTGTGCAACTAGGGGTTCCTTAGCAATCTATCAAATCTTTGTATCCCAATTTGTAAGCAAACTAGGCAAATAATTTTCGTTCTTTGTATATCAGTTTTTGGTGTCAGTTTTGTGCAACCTGGGGAGCCTTCTTGTGCAATCTATCATATCTTCTAGCCAAATTTGTAAGCAAACTAGGCAAATAATTTTTTTAGTTCTGTGCAACTAGGGATACATTACTGTGCAACCAGAGGAAATGTGCCTGGTAGTGAAGCAGAGgttcatattttctttttcttttatcatATATGGCCATTTATTTATGCTCTTTTCTTTTACCCTCTGTGTAGTTCAATATTTTTTGTTCATTGTAGGGTTCTCCAAATAGGACCTCTCAGCGGAACTCAAAACGGGCGGCTAAGCGGCAACCACGTGGCGCTGATAATGACGGGGATGGAGAGAATGATGATGTATCCTAGAGAGTATATAAATGAGCTGGCATCCTCAGGCTTTTCTAATTGCACAAGAGTATCTGATTAGTTGGCATCCTCAGCATTTCTAGTTGCACAATACCATCCAACTAGTTGACATCCTCAGTATTTTGGTAGCTGCGTTGACACCCTCAGCATTTTCTTCTAGAAGCCTAAAACCTGAATGTGCAATTTTTTGATTGGTCATGCAAGTGCTGAATATTTCTTTTCCCAAGAGTATCTAATTAATTGGCATCCTCAAGATTTATAGTTGCACACGAGTATTCAATTAGTTGGCATCTTCAGCATTTCTACTTGCACAAACAGTATCCAACTAATTGACATCCTCAGCCACAAGAGTAACTATTTTTTAGTCCCATCTTCAAATTTTTGAGGGTTGCCCAAGAGTATCTAATGATTGGCACCCTCAGCCTTTCTAGTTGCACAGGAGTGTTTAATTAGTTGGCATCCTGAGCATTTTCTAGTTACACAATAATATCTAACTAGTTGACATCCTCAGTTTTTCTAGTTGCATAAGAGTAACTATTTTAGTTGGCATCCTCTGCATTTTGTAGCTGCACAACTAACATAATATCAAGTTGGCATCGTCAACCTTTTTTATCTAGTTTTTCTGAAGAACGACAAATATTTTGTATGCAGTGTTAACTAATCACCTTTGGCTTGGATCCATGATTTAGTTGCACAAATATGTACTCCTTTTGCACAAACAATACATCCACCACATGTTTCTAGTCTGGGATGTTTGTTGCACACTTTTTTGCAGGACTAATCCACCTCCACTTATGCGTGTATAGTCTGCTACCTTACCCAAATAATACTAGTACTGAAATATTAACAACATTTTCATTCTCATAGATTGTTAACTCAACCCCTTCTAGGTATTTTTCTAGGAAAAACAGTCAAATTCATTTGTACAGATGCATCACTTTTGTGATCCTGCTAGTTAATCTCTGGTATGATGCTTGGATTTTTGATGATTGGAGTGTTGATCTGTACAAGAGTTTTTTAGAATTGTGATCTTCAAGTTTTTTAGAATTGTCCCAAGAGTATGTAACGACTTGGCATCCTCAGGCTTTCTAGTTGCAGAATAGTATCTAATTAGTTGGCAACCTCAGTAATTCTAGTTGCACAACAATATACAACTAGTTGACATCCTCAGCTTCTCTAGTTGCACAAGAACTCAGATTAGTCCCATCTAAAAAAATTGAGGATTGCCCGAGAGTATCTAACGACTTGGCACCCTCAGGCTTTCTAGTTGCAGAAGAGTGTCCATTTAGTTGGCACCCTCAGCAATTCTAGTTGGACAACATTATCCAAGTAGTTGACATCCTCAGCCTCTCTAGTTGCACAAGAACTCAGATTAGTCACATCTAAAAAAATTGAGGATTGCCCAACAATATCTAACGAGTTGGCACCCTCAGGTTTTCTAGTTGCAGAAGAGTGTCTATTTAGTTGGCACCCTCAGCAATTCTAGTTGGACAACATTATCCAAGTAGTTGACATCCTCAGCCTCTCTAGTTGCACAAGAGTTCAGATTAATCCCATCTTAAAAAATTTGAGGGATTGTCCAATAGTATCTAATGATTTGGCACCCTCAGATTTTCTAGTTGCAGAAGAGTATATCTTTAGTTGACACCGTCTGCAATTCTAGTTGGACAACATTATCCAAGTagttgacatcctcgacctctctaGTTGCACAAGAATATCTCATTAGTTGGCATCATCAGCATTTCTAGTCGCACAAGAATATCTCATTAGTTGGCATCATTAACATTATCCAACAGTATCTCATTTTCTAGTTGTATTTTTTTAAATATCAAATGAAGGGGAATCACCAGCCTTTTTTAGTTGGCATGGTTAGTTATATACTTGCACAAGTTTTCACTCAACTGTTCTTTTTTTTATACCCAGGATGTCAACGCAGAAGTTGAGATGAATGAAGGAGAGAATCCAGACTGCCCGTCACAGGCTGGTAGGATAAGGGCGTCCCCAGGGAGATTTGTCAAGTTGAATAAAGAACTGACTCCAATGCAAGGAGCAAATTTGTGTGAGAGGCTANNNNNNNNNNNNNNNNNNNNNNNNNNNNNNNNNNNNNNNNNNNNNNNNNNNNNNNNNNNNNNNNNNNNNNNNNNNNNNNNNNNNNNNNNNNNNNNNNNNNNNNNNNNNNNNNNNNNNNNNNNNNNNNNNNNNNNNNNNNNNNNNNNNNNNNNNNNNNNNNNNNNNNNNNNNNNNNNNNNNNNNNNNNNNNNNNNNNNNNNNNNNNNNNNNNNNNNNNNNNNNNNNNNNNNNNNNNNNNNNNNNNNNNNNNNNNNNNNNNNNNNNNNNNNNNNNNNNNNNNNNNNNNNNNNNNNNNNNNNNNNNNNNNNNNNNNNNNNNNNNNNNNNNNNNNNNNNNNNNNNNNNNNNNNNNNNNNNNNNNNNNNNNNNNNNNNNNNNNNNNNNNNNNNNNNNNNNNNNNNNNNNNNNNNNNNNNNNNNNNNNNNNNNNNNNNNNNNNNNNNNNNNNNNNNNNNNNNNNNNNNNNNNNNNNNNNNNNNNNNNNNNNNNNNNNNNNNNNNNNNNNNNNNNNNNNNNNNNNNNNNNNNNNNNNNNNNNNNNNNNNNNNNNNNNNNNNNNNNNNNNNNNNNNNNNNNNNNNNNNNNNNNNNNNNNNNNNNNNNNNNNNNNNNNNNNNNNNNNNNNNNNNNNNNNNNNNNNNNNNNNNNNNNNNNNNNNNNNNNNNNNNNNNNNNNNNNNNNNNNNNNNNNNNCCCCCAGAATTGCACATACTATGCAAAAGATGGTACAGGAGTTCATACATAACACATAGTAAAGGGGGGCTTGTTGGCTGCAGTGCCTGGGGATTTTATTTTGCTGGTAACAAGATCTCCACAAGGAGGTTGAGAGAACAGCAGGTAGGGAGGTTCAACATGCATAGAGGGGAAGGGGAGGGATATGAGAAGGGGAAACTCACAGGTTTTTGTTGCAGCTTTTTCCCTTCATTTCCTCAGTTTGGAtctctgcttcttctccttgccATGGCGATCTAGGGTTTTTCCTTAGCAGACAACCATTTTTCGTGGGTAAGAAGAAGAATtttggggaaggaggaaaggacaggagaggagaggagagagagcTTTTGTAGCGCTggggtggaggcgtgatcggtTGGCGGAGCTGGCCGCTCCAGGACGCCTGCCTGGTGCACGCCTGGGTGTGGGGGACCAACAGTTTCCTTTTTGATGCACGTGTGGGCAGTCGGGTAGGAAGGAACTTTCCTTCCTGGGACCAAGGGGGACAGGAAGTTGCTTTTTATGGCTGNNNNNNNNNNNNNNNNNNNNNNNNNNNNNNNNNNNNNNNNNNNNNNNNNNNNNNNNNNNNNNNNNNNNNNNNNNNNNNNNNNNNNNNNNNNNNNNNNNNNNNNNNNNNNNNNNNNNNNNNNNNNNNNNNNNNNNNNNNNNNNNNNNNNNNNNNNNNNNNNNNNNNNNNNNNNNNNNNNNNNNNNNNNNNNNNNNNNNNNNNNNNNNNNNNNNNNNNNNNNNNNNNNNNNNNNNNNNNNNNNNNNNNNNNNNNNNNNNNNNNNNNNNNNNNNNNNNNNNNNNNNNNNNNNNNNNNNNNNNNNNNNNNNNNNNNNNNNNNNNNNNNNNNNNNNNNNNNNNNNNNNNNNNNNNNNNNNNNNNNCGCTCCCCTACCTCTTCTCCCTTCTCGCGCTCCTCCTCCTACTCGCCCTCCTCTTCCCCTGGGGGCCGCCCCGCCACTCCGCGCTGGCCTCCCCGTGGCGCTCCTACACGCTCCAAgacgccgccgccttcgccgcggCCTCCGGCAACGGCACCATCATCCTCGCCGCTGTCTCCGGGCCGTACCTCCCCTTCCTCTCCAACTGGCTCATCAGCGTCCGCCGCGCCGGCCGCGCTAACCAGGTGCTCGTCATCGCCGAGGACTACGAGACCCTCGAGCGCATCAATGCCGCATGGCCCGGCCACGCCGTCCTCGTGCCCCCCGCGCCCGACGCCCAGGCCGCCCACAAGTTCGGGTCACAGGTGGGGGAGAAATCTCGGTTACCTTACTCCCCACCCAAGCTGTTCGATGAAATGTCCATGTGCGTGACTGTGCCTGCTCTTGTGTGCAGGGCTTCTTTAACTTCACCTCGCGGCGGCCGCGACACCTGCTGCAGATTCTCGAGCTGGGGTACAGCGTCATGTACAATGACGTCGACATGGTGTGGCTTGCCGACCCGTTTCCATACCTAGTCGGCAATCACGACGTCTACTTCATGGACGACATGAGTGAAGTACGTACAATTGTTGTGTTTGTCGTTGGGGCTGTTGGAAGAGTATTTGATGATGTGGGAATTGTTGGTGCAGGTGAAGCCACTGAATCATTCACATGCGCTGCCGCCGCCAGGTAAGAAGGGGCGGCCATACATTTGCAGCTGTATGATTTTCCTGCAGCCAACAGAAGGGGCAAAGTTGTTGATGAGGAAGTGGATTGAGGAGCTCAAGGAACAGCCCTGGTCGAGGAAAGCGAAATCAAATGATCAGCCGGCATTCAACTGGGCTTTACTAAAGACTACTGGGCAGGTTAGGCATGAACATTTAAATGTTTTCTGTGGCAATTGAATTTGAACTTTATTTCGTTGCATTTGCTTGAACTGAGCATATTCATTTGTTTCTTCGCTTAAACAAACTAGTGGCACAGAGTTATCTGGTAAATGGGTTCAGGGCTGCTTAAAGTTTAAATTGATTTTCGTGTATGCTCTTTAGTCTAGGCCAGTTGAAGTACCGAGGAACTCAAATTTTGATATCAATCTGGATCGTATATAGGCTTGTTTAAAAATGTACACAATCTTTGCCAACACTTTCCTGTACATTTTTTTAGAAGTAGCACTGATGTTCCAAACTTCTAATATATGATTTTTTGTGTGGTGCCATGTGCTAATGTGTTATTTCGGTTTGTCAAACTATCAATATACCGTGTGCCATAAATGGATGTACCTCTACATGTGCATCATTGCGGTTGTGTGAGCTTGTGTTTTGCAGTTGTTATGTATTATCTTATCATTTTTGCCAGTGTTTTTTTATCTCAAGGTAAGCGGTAGGGAGAGACTCGCTCCTTGAGGGACATGACGTAGCAGCATTAGGTGGAGTCATGTTGAACTTGGACTTAAGTTCTTCACTTCTTTGTGTCTCAAATTGTCCAACCAGGCTCAAGTCCTAGGTCGAACAAACTCCCTAGGAGTGCCATGTGCTAATGTGTTATTTCGGTTTGTCAAACTATCAATATACCGTGTGCCGACTTCGCAAAAAAAATAATACCGTGTGCCGTAAATGGATGTACCTCTACATCCATTTTTGCTAGTGTTTTTTTATCTCAAGGTAAGCGGTAGGGAGAGACTCGCTCCTTGAGGGATATGACGTAGCAGCATTAGGTGGAGTCATGTTGAATTGGACTTAAGTTCTTCACTTCTTTGTGTCTCAAATTGTCCAACCAGGCTCAAGTCCTAGGTCGAACAAACTCCCTAGGCCAGTCATGATTAGTTTAAATTCTGTTTATTGTGCAAGGTCATGTTACTAAGAGATAAGAGTTTCGAGTCAGATTTCGTGCATGCGATTCGTACCGGACTCGCCGTGGCCGCATACAGGAGGGAGGCAGTGATCAAGCTCATGTCAAGGTGGACACTGCGCGACCGCCACGGCACTAGGCATAGTAGGTTCATAGAGGACAGAATCATGTTCGACCTGTGCTCAAGTTTTTGGTCCACCGAAGTCTCTAGGCTAGTGGGGAACAGTTTAAATCTGTGTTGTGCAAGGTTGGGATACTATGATAAGATAAGTCTGTATTCAGTCTAGAAGATGGATACTATATATATCTAAGCAGTAATGATCTTCTGAGATCTAGCAAGAAGTTATCTTTCTAGTCTTTCTTCTATCCTGCATGTCTTATCTCCTTCACGGCAATGCCAGAGAACCAAGGGTATTATCAACCTCGACCTCCTGTTATCCACGTGTACATGTTATTTTACTGGGACGGGGCACAATCGGGCAATGTGGAGTTGTGGACTTCTCATTTTGTCAGTGGAACATTTGCCGACAACTTTTCTATCAACTAGACAATAGAGTTCGCTGTGTAAGCATCAACCATTTATGGGATTTGCTATAGTGGATAGATAGAGGACAATTTAAGAAACACTTGCAATTGTTAGTTAATCATTCATATATCATGAATTACTACAACAAATATGTTAACGACATCATGAAAAGGCACTTAATAGGTTAAAATTTGAACTTCATGAGAAGGTGGTTGAAGTTGATCTTTGACTGATTTCATTTTGCTCGATATCCATTTTAATCATCTCCATCTCCATGTGGCACTTCATGTAAAATGTGGACCGGAGTAACTGTTTCGGCATGGTTTTAGCTTCTACACTGTTATCTTTAATGTGGACTTCAGTTGACATGCATTGGTTGTACTAAGCTTTGCCATGTTTAAAATGTACTTGTTCAGTAATAACTTTTCCAAGGAAGCTCGTAACTGTTACCTATATGTTTATAAATTCCCTAAAGATATAACATACTTACCAGTTTTTTTATCAATATCGTTGCTGCGTTTAAGTTTTACTCCCTcaatcccataatgtaagacgtttttgggacggagggagtagtttacattCTGCAAGTATTTTCTGGAGGTCTTTTATGGATGGAAACAAAGTCATGGTACATGGCAAAGGGGTTTTATTCTGTTTTCTCAGAATATTTTCCTGCATCGCTGCCTCTGCAACAGACGATGTCATTTGTAAAACTACTAATATAAGATATGCTTGCAGGTGGATGTGTATTTACTACCTCAGTCTGCTTTTCCAACTGGAGGTCTATATTTCAAGAACAAAAAATGGGTCAAGGAGACAAAGGGCAAGCATGTCATTATACATAACAACTACATAACAGGGTTTGAAAAGAAGATAAAACGCTTCCGTGATCATAAACTCTGGCTGGTGGATGAGCACAGCGACGAGTCACCACTTGGTAAAATATGAGCAAGCTGTACATCTATCCTTGCTGCAGCATCACAATTTTGTAGCTGGTGTCTGCCCAACCAGATGTTGGGTGATTTTCCATCCACCACATGGAATTCAACAATCGAATTTGAACACCGGATCCGCATGCAGAAGACTCCATCTGTACATCAAGGCCCTCAGGAGCTAAGCTTTCTCATGCAGTCCATCTttctgaagtactccctccgtcccaaaataagtgactcaactttacactaactttgtactaaagttagtacaaagttaagtcacttattttgggacggagagagtacattTTTGTAATTGGAAGTGGCTGGTCGAGGAGACGAGTAAGATCTCAGGGCATGAATGAATAGGTTTTGTGGCTATGAGTAGCGTCCAAGTCCATTGATTAATTCACTGGGTCTGTATAGCATTGTAGTTTTGTGAGTTTGTACCATTATTGTTATTAAAAAGCGCAGCATTTTTGTACACTAGACCGCTTGCAAGTACTATTGCTTATCATCTTATAGAGGGCATACTGATTCAATTGCGACCGTGCAAGTTTCCATAATCAACATTCTCATATTTCAGATACGCCTCCAATTATAATATAACAGAATCCTAAGCTAGCGTCGCCGGGAGCCAGAACAAGTCCTGTTGTTGGACCCTTTCCTTTGATGCCTCCCCCGCTTTGCTTTCGGCAGGAGCAACGCCAACGCCGTTGCCTTGGCCTCACACAAGGAACACCGGCGGCACGCACGCCCCCACATATACTCCTCCCCAGCCCCCGTGCTTGCATGTGCACAAGAAACCTCCTTTCTTCTCACCACAGCAGCAAGGAAACCCGCCCTTCCACGCCCACAAAGATCAGATCAATGGGTCAGGCCGTCACCAAGGCGAAGCAAGGTATGATCATCGACGAACACTAGCTACTGGGTCGCGCGATCTCGGGTCAACCATCTTTGCAAATGCTTGCTGGTTTTGCTTCTAACATGACTGATGTTTCTGGTAGAGGCCGGGCGGGCGACGCAGAAGAACGACAAGGACGGCAAGGCTGTGGCCAACCATAATAACGCCAAGGAGCAGCTCATCAAATTTATGGACAACAACTACGACGAAAAGGTCAAGCCTGCCAAAACCTTCAATGAGTTTTACCACGCCATCTTCGAGCTCATCGAGTAAGCCTTTCTTCTCAAGAGCTAGAGAGCATTGCTAGGGAGCTGCTAGTATAACGCATCATTTGTTTTAGTATCTATACAGCCTACAGATTGGTAGTATTATAGTTGAAATATTATTGGATGCCTGCAGGAATTCTCCTTTGATTCCTAAGCCTTTACGGATTAAAAGTTCATGCATGCGCATAAACAGGTACTACTCCCTTGGTACACACAGAAAAACGACGTTTTGGACATGTCTTAAGCCAAACATTGGAAACTTTGACGACTGATATTGACTCCAATATTTAGCTTGGGAACTTGAAAGCCATACGTAGCAGTATAGATTTATCTCGAGAAGTAATTTCTGAATATTACAATTTTGTTTTTCGTTATACATATATTGCGGTAGAAACTAGTCGTCAAAGTTATATATCTGAAAAAATGCGCCAATGTCCAAAACGTTGCGTTCCAGTGTACCCAAGGGAGTAGTGTAGCTTTCGGTCAGATTCAATGCCGAAATGTTCCTGATCCGTTCAGAAGCTCAAATATATTCAGCCAGCTGAAACCTCATCGATGGTGATACCTAACAATTTCTATCTGTTATTTTGCATTCTACTTCAGAAAGTTTTGTGAGAAACAAGGGCAGCTGCAGTACAGGATGCCAACCAAAGATGAACTCGAGAAAGAGTACAAGGTTCGGACACACCCTTTTGTTTTAGAATAATAATACTATAAAGGAGGTTCCTCTGCTTTATTTGGCATAGCTTCTCAACAGAGCTTAGAATCTTTCTTTGGTTTCAAAACTTTTAAATTGCTAAAAAGAAAACATTTGGATGTCATCACAAAATATTGCAAAAGAAAGTAAACCAGGTAGGGGTATTAATGAATTTTGTTTCCCTCTAGTGCAGGCTCTTGGGGGAAAGAGGGACGGAGTAAACATCACAAAGGAGCAGTTCCACAGGATCACCGA
The sequence above is a segment of the Triticum dicoccoides isolate Atlit2015 ecotype Zavitan chromosome 1A, WEW_v2.0, whole genome shotgun sequence genome. Coding sequences within it:
- the LOC119353618 gene encoding arabinosyltransferase XEG113-like: LPYLFSLLALLLLLALLFPWGPPRHSALASPWRSYTLQDAAAFAAASGNGTIILAAVSGPYLPFLSNWLISVRRAGRANQVLVIAEDYETLERINAAWPGHAVLVPPAPDAQAAHKFGSQGFFNFTSRRPRHLLQILELGYSVMYNDVDMVWLADPFPYLVGNHDVYFMDDMSEVKPLNHSHALPPPGKKGRPYICSCMIFLQPTEGAKLLMRKWIEELKEQPWSRKAKSNDQPAFNWALLKTTGQLLCIILSFLPVFFYLKVDVYLLPQSAFPTGGLYFKNKKWVKETKGKHVIIHNNYITGFEKKIKRFRDHKLWLVDEHSDESPLASQFCSWCLPNQMLGDFPSTTWNSTIEFEHRIRMQKTPSVHQGPQELSFLMQSIFLKYSLRPKEQRQRRCLGLTQGTPAARTPPHILLPSPRACMCTRNLLSSHHSSKETRPSTPTKIRSMGQAVTKAKQEAGRATQKNDKDGKAVANHNNAKEQLIKFMDNNYDEKVKPAKTFNEFYHAIFELIENSPLIPKPLRIKSSCMRINRKFCEKQGQLQYRMPTKDELEKEYKALGGKRDGVNITKEQFHRITENLVTVNSFSFGKAAFDVLVVLFGAPMCALLVKRVVPGLKSFSDDVVIPVATSGAVVYLAKTNKL